The stretch of DNA CGAGGCAAACGTCTATTTGGATGAGTGATTAGTATGGGGGTAGTCGGTTACACTCGACAGCCGGCAATCATTACTTAGGCGGCTATCAGCGTACGGCGGCTGCGCAAAACTGACTTTGGCGACATAAGCTTCGGTCCGCGGCGACAGGATGTTGGTTTTCGTGCGTGGATCGCTCTTTTGGCCAAAGATTTGGGTAAGGGTGGCCGGAAACGGCGAAACCTCAGCCCTGCGGCGGGGTTCTATGCCCTAGGCGGATTTCTAGTCAGGCAACCGGCTGCTTGAAAATCGCCATGCGCGAACTTTGCGCGATGCGAGAGAAGGATCTCTGTATTGCTGCCAACACCTTCCTTCCCTTCCCTCTCTCCCACCTGCAGTGTTCATGTTGAACTTCAATGCTCGAGATCATTTCCATCATCGCGGTTCCCTGCGGACAGGCGGATTACTTGGTGGATTGTTAGTGTGTTTGATCGTGGTCGGCGTCGTTGCCGCTGTGGGGTATCGTTTTGTATACGCCCCGGACGATGAGATCGACGCGACCAAGTTAATTACCGAAGTGGCGCGACGGGGGTCATTTGATCACGTGGTGTTGGAACAGGGCGAAGTCGAGAGCAGCGTGAACAAGGAAGTTGTTTGCGAAGTGAAGGCTCGCGGAATGGGTGGCGTCTCGATCCTATGGGTCATCGACGAAGGTACCCGGGTGAAAAAGGGTGACAAGCTCGTCGAGTTGGATACGTCCGAGCTCGAATTGAACGAAAAGGAACAACGCATCCAGGTCATCACCGCGGAAGCTCGCGCGGCCACCGCGAAGGCAATGCTTGAACAAGCCATCATCGCAAAGGAAGAGTACCTAAAGGGTATCTTCACAACTGAGGAACGGGCAATTGAAAGCGAGATCCAAATTGCAGAGCAGAACAAGCGACGTGCGACGCTAGCTCTTCAATCCAGCGAGCGGCTCGTGTTCAAAGGCTTGGTGAAAGCTTTGCAACTCGATGCTGACCGTTATGCGGTTGCCAACGCAAACACTCAGCTCGAATCGGCTCAAGACCGGCTAAAAGTACTTCGCGATCTCACCAAAGCCAAGTTCTTGGTTCAATACAACAGCGACATCGCGGCTGCTGAAGCGGCACTTTCCGCTGCTGACAGCGAGCTGAGGGAAGAACGCAAAGAGCTAGACGAAATCATTGGGCAGATCGACAAGTGCGTCATGTACGCCCCGTCGGACGGTGTGGTTGTTCACGCCAATAAGTTCAGCAGTCGTGGTGGTAATTCAGAGTTTATCGTCGAAGCGGGGGCGACCGTTCGTGAACGTCAAACGATCATCCGATTGCCCGATCCAACTCGCATGCAAGTGAATTGCAAGATCAATGAGTCGCGGATCACTTTGGTCAAACCTGGGATGCCGGCAAAGATCAGCATCGACGCTATCACGGGTTTGACGTTGACCGGTCGAGTGACCAAGGTCAATCGCTACGCAGAACCAGGCAGTTGGTTTAGCTCGTCGATTAAAGAATATGCGGCTCTCGTTGAGATTCTGAATCCACCTGAAAGCATTCGAACCGGTATGACGGCTGAGGTGCAAATCTTTGTTGAACAGCTCGACAACGCGTTGCAGATTCCTATTCAGGGACTTTACGAACACGGTGGCGAGATGTTCACGCTGGTCAAACGAAGCAACAAGTCGTTTGAAACTGCGAAGGTGGAATTGCAAGCGACCAACGACACGATGGCGAGCATCAAAAACGGATTGTCGGAAGACGATCGTATCGTGCTGAACCTTCGAGAGCACCTTTCGCTAATGAATTTGCCTGAGATCAGCGAAGTCGATAATAGTGAGATTCGTGAGATGGGCGCGCAGCTTCGTGAAAGTGATGCGGCGGCGGCCAAGGCCGATGCTGATGCGAAAGCAGCCGATTCGGTCGCATCGCAAGGTTCCGCTTCCGGTGACGCAAGTGAAGGCGGCGAAGGCCGTCGAGGCGGAGGACAGTGGAGCGGCGGCGGTGGACGGCAAGGCGCTGGCGGACGACCCGGTGGTGAAGGCCGACCTGGCGGTGAAGGACGAGCTGGTGGTGAAGGACGAGCTGGTGGCGGTCGACCCGGTGGTGGCGAAGGCCGAGCGGGAGGCGGTGAAGGCAGAGCAGGAGGCGGCGAAGGCCGGCCCGGTGGTGGTGGACGACCCGGTGGCGGCGGTGGCGGTAGGCCAAGCGGCGGCGGAGGACAGGGATGAGTATGTCTGAGGCGTATGCTACTACTCCGTTGCCCAATCACAGTGACGAATCGAACAACGAGCCGAAACGGTTAGCGACGTCGATTCGTAAATTGACCAAAGAGTATGTGCTGAAAAGCGAAACCGTTCGCGCCCTGCGCGGCGTTTCGTTTGACGTTCCCGAAGGCGATTACGTTGCGATCATGGGACCGTCGGGGAGCGGGAAAAGTACGCTGCTCAATTTGCTTGGTTGTCTCGACAAGCCCACCAGCGGTTCGCTGATGCTCGGTGAGGACGACATTGCATCGATGACCGACGACCAACTCGCTGAAATTCGCAGCAAGCGAATTGGCTTTGTCTTTCAATCCTACAATTTGATCCAACAGCTCAGCGTTGTTGAAAACATTCAGGTCCCGCTTTATTACCAAGGACGCCTTGGCGCGAAAGAACGAGCGCGGGCCGTTGAACTGGCCGAATTGGTGGGTTTAGGCGATCGACTCGATCACCGCCCCACTCAGCTTTCTGGTGGTCAACAGCAACGTGTGGCGATCGCCCGAAGTTTGATTAACGATCCTTACTTTGTGCTTGCTGACGAAGCGACCGGTAACCTGGATTCCGTAACGACTGACGAAATTTTGGCGATCTTTGACGGTCTCAATAACGAAGGCCGCACGATCATCATGGTGACGCACGAAGACGATGTTGCTGAGCGAGCCAAGCGTATCGTGCGACTTAAAGATGGAATGCTTCACACCGACGAAATCGTAAGTGAAGAACGACGGATCGCGGTTCGGGCGCGGCAGGCGCAAGCTGTGAAAGAGTTGCTTGCCCGCGAGTAGCCTCGTTGAGCTCTCGTTGATTGTCGCGTTCATTGTTTCCCTGGTTCTCTCCTTTTTATTGTTAAGCTGCTACCGTGGTTTGGTTTCGTACATGGCGACTAGGCATCAAAAGCCTCGCGTTGCACCCGCTTCGAACGGGCCTGACGATGCTTGGCATCATGATTGGTGTCTGGGCCGTGATTGTGCTTACGGCGATCAGTCAGGGGGCAAGCGATCAAGTTCAGAAGCAAATTGAATCGCTGGGTTCCACCACCATCATCGTCCGCAGTCAGAAGCCGCCGGACGACAAGATGGCGGGGATGCAGGCGAGCCAATACGGGTTACTGCGCAGCGATCTGGACAAGATCCTTGCCAACGTTCCCACAATTGAAACCGCCGTTCCCGTCCGCGAAATTCGGCGTCAGTTTACCTACCGCGACAACATCGTTGATGGACGCTTGGTCGGTTGTACACCGCAATACGCCGACGTAAATCACTTGAAGATTCGCGAGGGAGGCGGACGATTCTTGTCGGATGCTGATGATTCTAGCTCGGCAACCGTCTGTGTCATTTCGCAAGGCGTCGCCGAACGCTTGTTTCCCTACGAAGAACCTTTAGGTAAGCGAGTCACCATTCCTGAACATACCGACAAGTACAAGATTGTCGGAATCGTTGAAGCACGAAATCCATCGGCGGCGATCG from Rubripirellula amarantea encodes:
- a CDS encoding ABC transporter ATP-binding protein encodes the protein MSMSEAYATTPLPNHSDESNNEPKRLATSIRKLTKEYVLKSETVRALRGVSFDVPEGDYVAIMGPSGSGKSTLLNLLGCLDKPTSGSLMLGEDDIASMTDDQLAEIRSKRIGFVFQSYNLIQQLSVVENIQVPLYYQGRLGAKERARAVELAELVGLGDRLDHRPTQLSGGQQQRVAIARSLINDPYFVLADEATGNLDSVTTDEILAIFDGLNNEGRTIIMVTHEDDVAERAKRIVRLKDGMLHTDEIVSEERRIAVRARQAQAVKELLARE
- a CDS encoding efflux RND transporter periplasmic adaptor subunit, with product MLNFNARDHFHHRGSLRTGGLLGGLLVCLIVVGVVAAVGYRFVYAPDDEIDATKLITEVARRGSFDHVVLEQGEVESSVNKEVVCEVKARGMGGVSILWVIDEGTRVKKGDKLVELDTSELELNEKEQRIQVITAEARAATAKAMLEQAIIAKEEYLKGIFTTEERAIESEIQIAEQNKRRATLALQSSERLVFKGLVKALQLDADRYAVANANTQLESAQDRLKVLRDLTKAKFLVQYNSDIAAAEAALSAADSELREERKELDEIIGQIDKCVMYAPSDGVVVHANKFSSRGGNSEFIVEAGATVRERQTIIRLPDPTRMQVNCKINESRITLVKPGMPAKISIDAITGLTLTGRVTKVNRYAEPGSWFSSSIKEYAALVEILNPPESIRTGMTAEVQIFVEQLDNALQIPIQGLYEHGGEMFTLVKRSNKSFETAKVELQATNDTMASIKNGLSEDDRIVLNLREHLSLMNLPEISEVDNSEIREMGAQLRESDAAAAKADADAKAADSVASQGSASGDASEGGEGRRGGGQWSGGGGRQGAGGRPGGEGRPGGEGRAGGEGRAGGGRPGGGEGRAGGGEGRAGGGEGRPGGGGRPGGGGGGRPSGGGGQG